A window of the Virgibacillus pantothenticus genome harbors these coding sequences:
- a CDS encoding methylated-DNA--[protein]-cysteine S-methyltransferase, giving the protein MPFGDTISYSEIAERLGKPKSYRAVASAIAKNPLLIIIPYQRVVNKNGKNTGYRGGIDFKLKLIQFERDLTQQ; this is encoded by the coding sequence ATTCCATTCGGAGATACTATTAGTTATTCAGAAATAGCTGAAAGATTAGGTAAGCCAAAGTCATATAGAGCAGTAGCTTCAGCAATTGCAAAAAATCCACTATTAATTATTATTCCTTATCAGCGAGTTGTGAATAAAAATGGTAAAAATACTGGTTATAGAGGAGGAATAGATTTCAAACTCAAATTAATTCAATTCGAAAGAGATTTAACACAACAATAG
- a CDS encoding MFS transporter has translation MSKHASLTPLKMLLFAFHATNTIILSYLPLYLKYKGLDGTEIGYVLAVGPMASIIAQPFWGYMSDKFKTVKRVIQVCLIGLLVMSVVFFQMDTLLPILTVGAIFYFFVTPIGALGDSLAQRRSHDLGVSFGTIRLWGSIGFAVSSLVIGEILTRAGIQYMIIPYLFFGVLAFIVSFKLVDVKVESDPVKLKDVSLLIKSKPFLIFLFFIMFLSVTHRANDSFIGLYIEQLGGSEGLVGVAWFVGVLTEAIVFATAGYWFRKYHPLVFVIIAGVLYSIRWFIYGSADSPWHIISLQFMHGLTFGTFYLASFNYISRLVPKLLQSTGHLVFFATFFGVSGIIGSLLGGAMIDSYGGGTLYAAMGGIALVGTILITIYHLLPYGKEAYIHEKSK, from the coding sequence TTGTCTAAACATGCATCGTTAACACCACTAAAAATGTTATTATTTGCATTTCATGCTACCAATACCATTATCCTTAGCTACTTACCTTTATATTTAAAGTACAAAGGATTAGATGGTACAGAAATCGGCTATGTTCTGGCAGTTGGTCCTATGGCTTCCATCATCGCTCAGCCGTTTTGGGGATACATGAGTGATAAATTTAAAACAGTAAAGCGCGTCATCCAAGTATGCCTCATCGGTTTATTAGTTATGAGTGTGGTCTTTTTTCAAATGGACACACTGCTGCCTATTCTTACTGTCGGCGCTATATTTTATTTTTTCGTAACACCTATTGGTGCATTAGGAGATAGCCTCGCACAGCGAAGATCTCATGATCTTGGCGTTTCATTTGGAACCATTCGTTTATGGGGTTCCATTGGCTTTGCAGTTTCCTCGCTAGTAATCGGCGAAATTCTTACAAGAGCCGGGATTCAATATATGATTATTCCTTACTTGTTTTTCGGAGTACTGGCATTTATCGTCAGCTTCAAGCTCGTAGATGTAAAAGTAGAATCAGACCCTGTCAAACTAAAGGATGTCAGCTTGCTTATAAAAAGTAAACCTTTTCTTATATTTTTATTTTTTATTATGTTTTTAAGCGTGACGCATCGTGCCAATGATAGTTTTATTGGCTTATATATTGAACAGTTAGGAGGAAGTGAAGGCTTAGTCGGTGTGGCTTGGTTTGTCGGCGTACTTACGGAAGCCATCGTTTTTGCTACTGCAGGATATTGGTTTAGAAAGTATCATCCACTTGTGTTTGTCATTATTGCTGGTGTTTTATATAGTATCCGCTGGTTTATTTATGGCTCAGCAGACAGTCCTTGGCATATTATTAGCCTACAATTCATGCACGGGTTAACATTCGGGACTTTCTATTTAGCTTCCTTTAACTATATATCCCGTCTCGTGCCTAAATTATTGCAATCTACCGGTCATCTTGTATTTTTTGCAACGTTCTTTGGTGTTTCAGGAATTATAGGCTCCTTACTTGGCGGCGCAATGATAGATTCTTACGGTGGCGGTACATTATATGCTGCTATGGGCGGAATAGCTTTAGTCGGAACCATTTTAATTACCATTTATCATTTGCTGCCTTATGGAAAAGAAGCTTATATACATGAAAAAAGTAAATAA
- a CDS encoding flagellin, whose product MIINHNIAALNTHRQLSNNNNAVQSSLEKLSSGLKINKAGDDAAGLAISEKMRGQIRGLEMAQKNAQDGISLIQTAEGAMNETHAILQRMRELANQSSNDTNTDQDRAELQKEVDQLANALNDISEDTEFNTKKLLDGTLKDATFHVGANEGQNLKVSISNMSGTELKVAETYNVDDLTYQDATQDVDYTVGTNGDEITYGKETAKWQAADPDPAGDGSLPGTPAGYYDGGKLVLEADTKLTDGETGTIKGKAGGYYDGDKLVIEAEEDNLSGEVTVGINISSQESADKAISTIQTAIDNVSAERSKIGAVQNRLQHTINNLGTSAENLTAAESRIRDVDMAKEMMAFTKNNILTQAAQSMLAQANQQPQGVLQLLR is encoded by the coding sequence ATGATTATTAATCACAACATTGCAGCGTTAAACACACATCGTCAACTTTCTAACAACAACAACGCTGTGCAAAGCTCACTGGAGAAGCTTTCTTCAGGACTAAAGATCAACAAAGCAGGAGATGACGCAGCAGGTTTAGCAATCTCTGAAAAAATGCGTGGTCAAATTCGCGGGTTGGAAATGGCACAAAAGAACGCCCAAGACGGTATTTCTTTAATCCAAACAGCTGAAGGTGCGATGAATGAAACTCACGCAATCCTTCAACGTATGCGTGAATTGGCAAACCAATCTTCTAACGATACAAATACGGATCAAGACCGTGCTGAGCTACAAAAAGAAGTAGATCAATTAGCGAATGCATTAAATGATATTTCTGAGGACACAGAATTTAACACGAAAAAATTACTTGATGGAACGTTAAAAGATGCAACATTCCATGTTGGAGCAAATGAAGGCCAAAACTTAAAAGTTTCCATTAGTAATATGAGTGGTACTGAGTTGAAAGTAGCTGAAACTTATAATGTTGACGATTTAACGTATCAGGATGCTACACAAGACGTCGATTATACAGTTGGTACTAATGGCGATGAAATTACCTATGGTAAAGAGACTGCAAAGTGGCAGGCTGCAGATCCTGATCCTGCTGGAGATGGTTCACTACCTGGTACACCTGCTGGTTATTACGATGGTGGAAAGCTAGTCCTTGAAGCAGATACAAAATTAACTGATGGAGAAACTGGAACAATTAAAGGTAAAGCTGGCGGTTACTACGATGGTGATAAACTAGTAATCGAAGCAGAAGAAGATAATTTGAGCGGAGAAGTAACAGTCGGTATCAACATTTCCTCTCAAGAAAGTGCAGATAAAGCCATTTCGACAATTCAAACAGCTATCGACAACGTATCTGCAGAGCGTTCTAAAATCGGTGCGGTACAAAACCGTTTACAACACACGATTAACAACCTAGGTACTTCTGCAGAAAACCTAACTGCTGCTGAATCTCGTATCCGTGACGTAGATATGGCTAAAGAAATGATGGCATTTACGAAAAACAACATCCTTACTCAAGCAGCTCAATCCATGCTTGCGCAAGCTAACCAACAGCCACAAGGTGTACTTCAATTACTTCGTTAA
- a CDS encoding NCS2 family permease — protein sequence MKKYFRFDELGTNYRTEFMAGLTTFLAMAYVLFVNPSTLALVGIEDLPSGVTRMDQDAVFAATAIAAAVGSLFMGLIAKYPIALAPGMGLNAFFAYTVVLGYGIPWETALSGVLASGLIFVVLTLTGLREKIINAIPANLKMAVGAGIGFFIAFIGFQNSGIIVANEATLLGLGDLTTPTVLLAIFGLVVSIILMTIGIRGGIFYGMIITAIAGMVTGLITPPSGLDGVVSSVPSLAPTFGQAFVNFGDIFTLQMLVVILTFLFVDFFDTAGTLVAVANQAGLMKDNKLPRAGKALFADSAATVVGATLGTSTTTAYVESTAGVGAGGRTGFTAVVTAMFFLLALFFSPLLSVVTPEVTAPALIIVGVLMSSALKNIEWDQFEIAVPAFLIVIAMPLTYSIATGIAIGFIFYPITMVLKGRAKEIHPVMYFLFVIFILYFVFLS from the coding sequence ATGAAAAAGTATTTTCGTTTTGACGAACTTGGAACAAATTATCGGACCGAGTTTATGGCGGGATTAACGACCTTTTTAGCAATGGCTTATGTTTTATTTGTTAATCCATCTACATTAGCGTTAGTAGGTATTGAGGACCTTCCTAGTGGCGTTACGCGTATGGATCAGGACGCTGTATTTGCAGCTACAGCTATTGCTGCAGCGGTCGGTTCTCTATTTATGGGACTCATTGCGAAATACCCGATCGCATTAGCTCCGGGAATGGGTTTAAATGCATTTTTTGCTTATACGGTCGTATTAGGATATGGCATACCTTGGGAAACAGCGCTTAGTGGTGTACTAGCTTCTGGACTGATCTTTGTTGTTCTAACACTAACTGGGCTGCGTGAAAAAATTATTAATGCGATTCCGGCCAATTTAAAAATGGCGGTAGGTGCAGGAATTGGCTTTTTCATTGCCTTCATTGGTTTCCAAAATTCCGGCATTATTGTTGCAAATGAAGCGACATTACTCGGATTAGGGGATCTTACAACGCCGACAGTGCTTTTGGCTATTTTTGGCTTAGTGGTATCGATTATTTTAATGACGATTGGAATTCGTGGTGGCATTTTTTACGGAATGATTATTACAGCTATTGCTGGTATGGTGACTGGATTAATTACACCGCCATCAGGCTTAGACGGAGTTGTCAGCAGTGTTCCTAGCTTGGCGCCTACATTTGGACAGGCGTTTGTAAACTTTGGAGATATTTTTACACTGCAAATGTTGGTCGTCATTTTGACCTTTTTATTTGTTGACTTCTTTGATACGGCAGGTACATTAGTAGCCGTTGCTAATCAAGCAGGGTTAATGAAGGATAATAAGCTGCCACGTGCTGGAAAAGCATTGTTTGCTGATTCTGCAGCTACCGTTGTAGGTGCTACACTAGGTACATCAACGACAACGGCTTATGTGGAATCAACTGCTGGGGTTGGAGCTGGTGGACGTACTGGTTTTACAGCTGTTGTTACAGCGATGTTTTTCTTACTTGCATTATTCTTTTCCCCTTTATTAAGTGTTGTCACACCAGAAGTAACTGCCCCTGCATTAATCATTGTAGGTGTATTAATGTCTTCGGCTTTAAAAAATATTGAATGGGATCAATTTGAAATAGCTGTTCCAGCGTTTCTAATTGTGATTGCTATGCCGTTAACATACAGCATTGCAACAGGGATTGCGATTGGATTTATTTTCTATCCCATTACGATGGTGCTAAAAGGGCGAGCCAAAGAAATTCACCCGGTGATGTATTTCTTATTTGTTATTTTCATTTTGTATTTTGTCTTTTTAAGCTAA
- a CDS encoding helix-turn-helix domain-containing protein translates to MSGKYKFYSSQFKYEVLKAYKNEDYTIKELCSKCRIADVTLYDWAEKYEKYGLNGLENSRTWKSYSKALIQAAVKDYISGEYSQLDVICYQAPNDQRFLAF, encoded by the coding sequence ATGTCCGGTAAATACAAATTTTACTCTAGCCAGTTTAAGTATGAAGTGTTAAAGGCATATAAGAATGAAGATTATACCATAAAAGAATTATGTTCAAAATGCAGAATTGCGGATGTAACTCTGTATGATTGGGCTGAGAAATATGAGAAATACGGTCTCAATGGATTGGAGAACTCAAGGACATGGAAATCATATTCTAAAGCTTTAATACAAGCAGCTGTAAAAGATTATATATCAGGGGAGTATTCTCAACTTGATGTCATTTGCTATCAAGCTCCCAATGACCAAAGGTTTCTCGCTTTCTAA
- a CDS encoding DNA-3-methyladenine glycosylase family protein yields MLIKKSISYPKDFSFNMNLNYLKSTEDGLFHTDHKSVKRFIVIDENPFFLKVYEYSNELVIDIEDFNQKFNEITENKIILYVRDWLDLDTNLTTFYDIAKNDEYLQLPLSKFYGLRNIGIPDIFEAFVWAILGQQINLTFATTLKDRFIKKYGKKINYDNEDYWLFPTASIIASESIDELFKLGMSRRKCEYIKEIARAIDNQKVSKEKLLQLSNIDEAVNTLTEIKGIGPWTANYVLLRCVRYLDAFPINDVGLHNAIKLVGGLDKKPSINEIKKIASSWKGYESYATFFLWRLIY; encoded by the coding sequence ATGTTAATAAAAAAGAGCATATCTTACCCCAAGGATTTTTCTTTTAATATGAATCTGAACTATTTAAAAAGTACAGAAGATGGATTATTTCATACTGATCATAAAAGTGTAAAACGATTTATTGTCATAGATGAAAATCCATTTTTTTTAAAGGTTTATGAATATTCTAATGAACTAGTTATTGATATTGAGGATTTTAATCAAAAGTTCAACGAAATAACGGAAAATAAGATTATATTGTATGTTAGAGACTGGCTTGATTTAGATACAAATCTAACAACTTTCTACGACATTGCTAAGAATGACGAGTACCTTCAGCTCCCATTATCAAAATTTTATGGTTTGAGAAATATAGGAATACCTGACATTTTCGAGGCCTTTGTATGGGCTATTTTAGGTCAGCAGATAAATTTAACTTTTGCCACTACGTTAAAAGATAGATTTATTAAAAAATATGGCAAAAAAATTAACTATGATAATGAGGATTATTGGTTATTTCCTACCGCAAGCATAATAGCTTCTGAAAGCATTGATGAATTATTTAAATTAGGAATGTCAAGAAGAAAATGTGAATACATTAAAGAAATTGCACGTGCTATTGATAACCAAAAAGTATCAAAAGAGAAATTATTGCAACTATCTAATATTGATGAAGCTGTTAATACTCTAACTGAAATAAAAGGAATTGGTCCATGGACCGCAAACTATGTCTTATTAAGGTGTGTAAGATATCTTGATGCCTTTCCTATAAACGATGTGGGTCTACATAATGCTATAAAATTAGTTGGAGGTTTAGATAAAAAACCATCAATTAATGAAATTAAAAAAATTGCCTCATCTTGGAAAGGGTATGAATCGTATGCGACCTTTTTCTTGTGGAGGTTAATATACTGA
- a CDS encoding class I tRNA ligase family protein → MSKMFVTATPPTPNGDLHIGHLAGPYLGADVYSRFKKLQGNDVSYITYGDDNQSYVSTTANNKKIDPVAMVENNNTTIMSTLRAANIEVDLYKTPLGNNKHTNYVLTFFLELYNSGKLKKKTKDILYCEDCNLYLYESFVKGLCPYCKNESSGNLCEACGQINDPIELEHPTCTICGTTPKTTQYTGLFFPINEYKDKLKKFYSSRTTWRAQLTEYCNYIVSKDIPDYPVTYPSSWGIPVPIEEFKGQVINVWFEMYPGILESIESDNIYSDNYTTNSTLIQFLGFDNSFFNSVLHIASAFAIDRDELLPEHIITNYFYLLDEKKFSTSKGHALWGSKILQNIPSDNLRFYLSLTNPEHMQTNFSLDNFFKANKKMTNKWEEAINRYVDIVNQDFKGTIPKTDSIHYQATSLIQRTKNNLERYYDLQQFSLRKAAHELEDYMDSIKDYLDRIVIPLKDKDVHMYKRHVANFSYILSSLAIFSFPIMPNFSRKLYRNLGAKDSDLKWENLYNIDTFTEVGNEKQFFFSVISRRKS, encoded by the coding sequence ATGAGTAAAATGTTTGTTACAGCAACACCACCTACACCTAATGGTGACCTTCATATCGGTCATTTAGCAGGACCTTATCTGGGAGCAGATGTTTATTCACGTTTCAAAAAACTACAAGGTAACGACGTTTCTTATATAACTTATGGCGACGATAACCAAAGTTATGTATCTACGACTGCTAATAATAAAAAGATAGATCCAGTTGCAATGGTTGAAAACAATAACACTACTATAATGTCTACATTAAGGGCAGCTAATATTGAAGTGGATTTATATAAAACACCACTAGGTAATAACAAACATACAAATTATGTTTTAACATTCTTTTTAGAACTATATAATAGTGGGAAATTAAAAAAGAAAACTAAGGATATTTTATACTGTGAGGATTGTAATTTATATTTGTATGAGTCATTTGTTAAAGGATTGTGTCCCTATTGTAAAAATGAATCATCTGGTAACTTATGTGAAGCTTGTGGCCAAATAAATGATCCAATTGAATTAGAACACCCAACTTGTACTATTTGTGGAACAACGCCTAAAACAACTCAATATACTGGACTTTTTTTTCCGATCAATGAGTATAAAGATAAGTTAAAAAAATTTTATTCATCTAGAACTACTTGGAGAGCTCAATTGACGGAATACTGTAATTATATCGTTTCAAAAGATATTCCAGACTATCCAGTAACCTATCCTTCAAGTTGGGGAATTCCAGTTCCTATTGAAGAGTTCAAGGGACAAGTAATAAATGTGTGGTTTGAAATGTATCCAGGGATTTTAGAAAGTATTGAATCAGATAATATATATTCCGATAATTATACAACTAACAGTACCTTAATACAATTTCTCGGCTTTGATAACAGTTTCTTTAATTCTGTATTGCATATCGCTAGTGCATTTGCTATAGATAGAGATGAGTTATTACCTGAGCATATTATTACTAATTATTTTTATTTGCTTGATGAAAAAAAATTTTCTACTAGCAAAGGACATGCTCTTTGGGGTAGTAAAATCTTACAGAATATTCCATCAGATAACCTAAGATTTTATTTGTCTTTAACCAATCCTGAACATATGCAAACTAATTTCTCTTTAGACAATTTTTTTAAAGCTAACAAGAAAATGACTAATAAATGGGAAGAAGCAATAAATAGATATGTTGATATAGTTAATCAAGATTTTAAGGGAACGATACCAAAAACTGATTCGATACACTACCAAGCTACCAGCCTGATACAGAGAACAAAAAATAATTTAGAAAGATATTATGATTTACAACAATTTAGTTTACGAAAAGCCGCTCATGAATTAGAAGATTATATGGATTCTATAAAAGACTATTTGGATAGGATAGTTATACCTTTGAAAGATAAAGATGTTCATATGTATAAACGACATGTAGCTAACTTTAGTTATATACTAAGTTCTCTAGCTATCTTCTCTTTCCCCATAATGCCGAATTTCTCGAGAAAATTATATAGAAACTTAGGGGCAAAAGATTCCGACTTAAAATGGGAAAACCTATATAATATCGATACATTTACCGAAGTTGGAAATGAAAAGCAATTTTTTTTCTCCGTCATATCTAGGAGAAAATCATGA
- a CDS encoding methyl-accepting chemotaxis protein has protein sequence MENIMATKPDSLDQTNDKENMTKKLALMGVTQETLEFVQQAAAILIPYKKEYVEVFYNYLASVTEQNGTIKQHVPKDQLENLIDTYVEDFFNANIDVRYIRSRMEMGNQLSHFRITVDQFIGAHNLLIQHMTSLLLKQSRRKQKQMISMSLAIQKRAGFDQQLMVQAHIEETFKSFLSNISDLLHGVTKLDTTEQLINQMENIVEESHNVTSATEEVSASVNEVAEHATKVAEETEEAVSSVEKSKQVVHGALEDMNKMGQVYNKIEKQMNSLNDEIKQTQHIVNVIEDITDQTHLLALNASIEAARAGEHGKGFSVVAQEVRNLAEHTKEQTIQIKRNMDALYQVASLVTTEMDNTDALIQGAISDSQDGEKALQDIIAAIQAINGSTSQIAAMTEEQTSAVTEIADRNAMMFEMGQTTQEVAIETAKTILQLSKQMDAYRLTFFDNIRFQAKDIIEAAKTDHMLWKWRVYNMLLDLETIDSQQVASHQACRLGKWYYGDLPSHIKDNPVFLQLEEPHRQVHHYAKLAVQSYEQRKRAETKSYFAQLQTASDEVLHLLTQLEKEI, from the coding sequence TTGGAAAATATAATGGCAACCAAACCTGACTCATTGGATCAAACAAATGACAAAGAAAATATGACTAAAAAATTAGCGCTGATGGGAGTAACTCAAGAAACACTAGAGTTCGTACAACAAGCGGCAGCTATTCTAATTCCTTATAAAAAAGAATATGTAGAAGTTTTTTACAATTATCTTGCTTCCGTTACTGAACAAAATGGGACCATAAAGCAACATGTCCCAAAGGACCAATTAGAAAATCTCATCGATACATATGTAGAGGATTTCTTTAATGCAAATATTGACGTCAGGTATATACGTTCGCGGATGGAAATGGGAAATCAACTTAGCCATTTCCGTATAACTGTCGATCAATTCATTGGGGCACATAACCTACTCATCCAACATATGACCTCTTTATTACTCAAACAGTCAAGACGTAAGCAAAAACAAATGATTTCTATGTCCCTCGCTATTCAAAAACGGGCAGGTTTTGATCAACAGCTAATGGTGCAAGCGCATATAGAAGAAACTTTTAAATCATTCCTATCCAATATTTCAGATTTACTTCATGGCGTAACTAAGTTAGATACGACAGAGCAGTTAATTAATCAGATGGAAAACATTGTGGAAGAAAGCCATAATGTAACATCTGCTACAGAGGAAGTCAGTGCCTCAGTCAATGAAGTAGCCGAACACGCTACAAAAGTCGCTGAAGAAACAGAAGAAGCAGTTTCTTCTGTAGAAAAAAGCAAACAAGTGGTTCATGGAGCACTTGAAGATATGAATAAAATGGGGCAAGTATATAATAAGATTGAAAAGCAAATGAACAGCTTAAATGATGAAATCAAACAAACCCAACATATTGTTAACGTGATTGAAGATATTACCGACCAAACCCATTTGCTAGCCTTAAATGCCAGTATTGAAGCGGCCCGAGCAGGTGAACATGGAAAAGGATTTTCGGTTGTCGCTCAAGAGGTTCGAAATCTAGCAGAACATACAAAAGAACAAACCATACAAATCAAACGAAATATGGACGCTCTATATCAAGTTGCCAGCCTCGTCACAACAGAAATGGACAATACGGATGCGCTTATTCAAGGTGCTATATCCGATTCCCAAGATGGCGAAAAAGCACTACAAGATATCATCGCAGCGATACAAGCAATTAATGGTTCTACCTCACAAATAGCTGCCATGACAGAAGAACAAACATCGGCAGTAACAGAAATTGCTGATCGAAACGCCATGATGTTCGAAATGGGTCAGACTACACAAGAGGTTGCAATAGAGACAGCCAAAACAATTCTGCAATTAAGCAAGCAAATGGATGCATATCGATTAACGTTCTTTGATAATATCCGTTTTCAAGCAAAAGATATTATCGAAGCAGCGAAAACTGACCATATGCTATGGAAATGGCGCGTATACAATATGTTGCTTGATTTGGAGACGATTGATTCCCAGCAAGTCGCTTCTCATCAAGCATGCCGACTCGGTAAATGGTATTATGGCGATTTACCGTCCCATATAAAAGACAACCCTGTATTCCTGCAACTGGAAGAACCACATCGTCAAGTACATCATTATGCGAAGCTAGCCGTCCAAAGCTATGAACAAAGGAAACGCGCAGAGACAAAAAGCTATTTTGCCCAGCTACAAACAGCATCTGATGAAGTATTGCATCTCCTAACACAATTAGAAAAGGAAATATAA
- the msrA gene encoding peptide-methionine (S)-S-oxide reductase MsrA — MTEIQRATFAGGCFWCMVKPFDQWEGVKHVISGYTGGHLENPTYEEVKRGNTGHYEAVEIAFDPNIISYQTILHIFWQQIDPTDDGGQFHDRGDAYRTAIFFHDEDQKSLAEASKRLLEQSGKFSKPIVTKILPATTFYPAEEYHQDFYQKNKAAYQADRAKSGRDAFIHRLWHT, encoded by the coding sequence ATGACTGAAATACAGCGAGCAACCTTTGCCGGCGGATGCTTTTGGTGTATGGTAAAACCATTTGACCAATGGGAAGGAGTAAAGCATGTGATTTCTGGTTACACAGGAGGTCACTTGGAAAACCCAACATATGAAGAAGTAAAACGGGGCAACACGGGACACTATGAAGCAGTAGAAATAGCCTTTGATCCTAACATTATATCATACCAAACCATTCTTCATATCTTTTGGCAGCAAATCGATCCGACCGATGATGGTGGACAATTCCATGATCGTGGAGATGCTTACCGAACTGCTATTTTTTTCCATGATGAAGATCAAAAATCCTTAGCAGAAGCATCGAAGCGGCTGCTAGAACAAAGTGGAAAGTTCTCGAAGCCAATTGTTACGAAGATATTGCCAGCTACAACTTTTTATCCAGCAGAAGAATATCATCAAGATTTCTATCAAAAAAATAAAGCGGCTTACCAAGCAGACCGAGCTAAATCAGGAAGAGATGCATTTATCCATCGATTATGGCATACGTAG
- a CDS encoding class I SAM-dependent methyltransferase yields MASFYGKLSAEVYDLDKYIGKSYGDVEYYYDRLKNVKGKILEPAVGNGRILIPLLEQGLDVDGFDLSDDMLDLCKKNSDQAGFKPNIYKCNMANFSLTQKYAAIIVPTGSFLLLHKREASVAALQCFFDHLETGGKLIVDIFLPDTFKEGYVSKRTMHNPEGDMITLEETLVKVEPIHQFSIFHNKYEKWSEGKLIDSELEIFPLKWYGVEEFRLTLEKIGFKNIIVSSDYKYNQYPTKADDIITFEAIRP; encoded by the coding sequence ATGGCTAGTTTTTACGGAAAGCTGTCTGCAGAGGTTTATGATCTTGATAAGTATATCGGTAAATCTTACGGTGATGTGGAGTATTACTACGATCGGTTAAAAAACGTAAAAGGGAAAATTTTAGAACCGGCTGTTGGGAATGGGCGCATCTTGATTCCATTATTAGAACAAGGATTGGATGTAGATGGATTTGATCTTTCAGATGATATGCTAGATTTATGTAAGAAAAATAGTGACCAAGCAGGTTTTAAACCGAATATATATAAATGTAACATGGCAAATTTCTCGTTGACTCAAAAATACGCAGCTATTATTGTGCCAACTGGTTCCTTTTTACTCTTGCATAAGCGGGAAGCGTCCGTAGCTGCACTCCAATGCTTTTTTGATCACCTAGAGACTGGTGGAAAATTGATTGTAGACATTTTTCTACCAGATACGTTTAAAGAAGGATATGTATCAAAACGAACCATGCATAATCCAGAAGGTGACATGATTACGTTGGAAGAAACGTTAGTAAAAGTGGAACCAATTCATCAGTTCTCTATTTTTCATAATAAATATGAAAAATGGAGCGAAGGTAAACTGATAGATTCAGAGCTCGAGATATTTCCGCTAAAATGGTATGGAGTTGAAGAATTTCGTTTAACTTTAGAAAAAATCGGTTTTAAGAACATCATTGTTTCTTCCGATTATAAGTATAATCAATATCCTACTAAAGCAGATGATATTATTACGTTTGAAGCGATTCGACCGTAA
- a CDS encoding cupin domain-containing protein — protein sequence MPVLFSFGLTCNLDTAKKDLGNWKKYSKAVLKDHIYTFSGFHPDFNGGTSTVIHKDGGEVLGIAFEINENQVNLLTDNDYGYELKEKEILISDKKVKAYIMEPTIVEELREPSLTYYESVKSALNQHYPKEIVDRYLERALKRTKKQGVNIQRYNPDSYKHEYGSLLRRIYPWDKSRKSPFGSGFIIVQPGETTQPHNHDEEETFIILEGEGVINVDGETQKVYPEDVIYFEPFSVHSLHNTGNKELKFLAVWWGAVGVEQYQLENKNWKQ from the coding sequence ATGCCAGTTTTATTTTCATTCGGATTAACTTGTAATTTAGATACTGCAAAGAAAGATTTAGGTAATTGGAAAAAATATTCTAAAGCAGTTTTAAAAGATCATATCTATACATTTTCAGGGTTCCACCCGGACTTCAATGGAGGAACATCAACTGTAATTCATAAGGACGGTGGAGAAGTATTAGGAATTGCATTTGAAATCAATGAAAATCAAGTTAATCTCCTTACGGATAATGACTATGGTTATGAATTAAAGGAAAAAGAGATACTTATTTCAGATAAAAAAGTAAAAGCTTATATTATGGAACCTACAATTGTTGAAGAATTAAGAGAGCCTTCTTTGACTTACTACGAAAGTGTTAAATCTGCTTTAAATCAGCACTATCCAAAAGAAATTGTAGATCGTTATTTGGAGAGGGCGCTTAAAAGAACAAAGAAGCAAGGGGTGAATATCCAACGGTATAATCCTGATAGTTACAAGCATGAGTATGGTTCGTTACTAAGAAGAATATATCCTTGGGATAAGAGCCGTAAATCACCATTTGGTTCGGGATTTATAATAGTACAACCTGGAGAAACAACACAACCCCACAATCACGATGAGGAAGAAACTTTTATCATCCTTGAAGGAGAAGGTGTTATAAATGTTGATGGAGAAACACAAAAAGTATACCCAGAAGATGTTATTTACTTCGAGCCTTTCTCTGTCCATTCACTTCATAATACAGGGAATAAGGAACTAAAATTTTTGGCAGTTTGGTGGGGAGCTGTTGGAGTTGAACAGTATCAATTGGAAAATAAAAATTGGAAACAATAA